The Aliivibrio fischeri genome contains a region encoding:
- a CDS encoding 3D domain-containing protein, translating into MKIRFYLLAALAMTSLFGCGGGEQSLKVTASAYTSSVGETDDTPNLAAWGDTLKPGMKSIAVSRDLIEMGLTHNQEVRIEGLDGTYRVLDKMNKRWKKKIDIYMGEDVEKARQWGKKEVVIYWTVEEEK; encoded by the coding sequence ATGAAAATTCGCTTTTATCTTCTTGCAGCACTCGCTATGACTTCACTTTTTGGCTGCGGTGGAGGCGAACAATCTCTGAAAGTGACAGCAAGCGCATACACATCAAGTGTTGGTGAGACAGATGATACCCCGAACCTTGCTGCATGGGGAGATACGCTTAAGCCGGGAATGAAATCAATCGCAGTATCAAGAGATCTGATCGAAATGGGCCTTACTCACAACCAAGAAGTGAGAATCGAAGGGCTTGATGGTACATATCGCGTTCTTGATAAAATGAACAAACGTTGGAAAAAGAAGATCGACATTTACATGGGTGAAGATGTTGAAAAAGCAAGACAATGGGGTAAGAAAGAAGTCGTTATCTACTGGACTGTAGAAGAAGAAAAGTAG
- a CDS encoding PhoX family phosphatase: MNKFVEKESDFSNMVNARLSRRGFLMGIAAAGAGAFLALNPVAKAIAGNMNNALLNFEAIPTSTSDSIVLPKGYSWNTLMSWGDPIFANAPKFNPNGKQDSKAQALQFGDNTDGMSVFPLSNDRAILAVNNEYTNYEFLFAHQGKEMTADDVAKAQAAVGITIVEIVKKNGQWTMDSAGKANRRITANTEMEVTGPAAGHDLLKTKADPTGKKVLGTFNNCANGETPWGTYLTCEENFNDFFGSEQNAELTPDDKRYGIKAEQSDYQWHNFDDRFDVAKNPNEPNRFGWVVEIDPNDPTSTPLKRTALGRFKHENAALVVNDDGHVVVYLGDDERGEHLYKFVSKDKYQEGNNRANRNLLEEGTLYVAKFAMKDDKLEGDGQWLELIYGKNGLTRENGFNSQAEVMIFARRAATQVGATTMDRPEWVAVHPDKKHVFCTLTNNKYRGVKEGQDVDGVNPRAENHYGQIVRWAPTNANHVSDTFQWDLYVIAGNPTVHKDSLYAGSDNINKDNMFNSPDGIGFDKAGRLWIQTDGNYSNKGDFAGQGNNQMLCGDPNTGEVRRFLTGPIGCEITGLTFSEDQKTMFVGVQHPSGHFPQGGNSKPRSTIVMITKDNGGVIGS, translated from the coding sequence ATGAATAAATTTGTAGAGAAAGAATCTGATTTTAGCAATATGGTGAATGCTCGTTTATCTCGTCGAGGTTTCTTGATGGGAATTGCGGCGGCAGGTGCTGGCGCTTTTTTGGCGTTAAACCCAGTAGCAAAAGCCATCGCTGGTAATATGAATAATGCGTTATTAAATTTTGAAGCCATTCCTACCTCTACAAGTGACTCTATTGTGCTTCCCAAAGGGTACAGTTGGAATACATTAATGTCTTGGGGAGACCCTATCTTTGCTAACGCTCCGAAATTTAATCCAAATGGAAAGCAAGATTCAAAAGCGCAAGCATTGCAATTTGGTGATAACACAGATGGCATGAGTGTATTCCCATTATCAAACGATCGAGCGATTCTTGCAGTTAATAATGAATATACTAATTATGAATTTCTGTTTGCTCACCAAGGCAAAGAAATGACTGCGGATGATGTAGCTAAAGCACAGGCGGCCGTGGGAATTACCATTGTTGAAATTGTAAAAAAGAACGGTCAATGGACGATGGATTCAGCAGGCAAGGCAAATCGCCGTATAACAGCAAATACTGAAATGGAAGTGACTGGTCCTGCTGCGGGTCATGATTTACTAAAAACCAAAGCCGATCCTACGGGTAAAAAAGTGTTAGGTACCTTTAATAACTGTGCAAATGGTGAAACGCCTTGGGGTACTTATTTAACGTGCGAAGAAAATTTTAATGATTTTTTTGGTTCAGAACAAAATGCAGAATTAACACCTGATGATAAGCGTTATGGTATTAAAGCAGAGCAAAGTGATTATCAATGGCATAATTTTGATGATCGTTTTGATGTAGCGAAAAATCCAAATGAACCGAATCGTTTTGGGTGGGTGGTTGAAATTGATCCAAATGATCCAACATCAACGCCATTAAAACGAACGGCACTAGGTCGATTTAAACATGAAAATGCTGCACTGGTTGTAAATGATGATGGCCATGTTGTGGTGTATCTTGGTGATGACGAACGTGGTGAACACCTTTATAAGTTCGTATCAAAAGATAAATATCAAGAAGGGAATAACAGAGCAAATCGTAATCTCCTTGAAGAGGGCACCTTGTACGTTGCTAAATTTGCAATGAAAGACGATAAGTTAGAAGGTGATGGCCAGTGGCTAGAGTTGATTTATGGTAAAAATGGGTTAACCAGAGAAAATGGGTTCAATAGCCAAGCTGAAGTGATGATTTTTGCTCGTCGTGCGGCAACCCAAGTGGGGGCAACCACAATGGATAGACCTGAATGGGTTGCGGTTCATCCTGATAAAAAGCACGTATTTTGTACACTAACCAATAATAAATATCGAGGTGTAAAAGAAGGCCAAGACGTTGATGGTGTTAACCCTCGTGCTGAAAATCATTATGGACAAATTGTGCGTTGGGCGCCAACTAATGCCAATCATGTTAGTGATACGTTCCAGTGGGATTTATACGTAATTGCGGGTAATCCAACGGTTCATAAAGATAGTTTGTACGCTGGTAGTGATAACATCAATAAAGATAATATGTTTAACAGTCCTGATGGTATTGGTTTTGATAAAGCAGGACGTTTATGGATCCAAACTGATGGTAATTACTCAAACAAAGGGGACTTTGCGGGACAAGGTAATAATCAGATGTTGTGTGGTGATCCTAATACTGGAGAAGTGCGTCGCTTCTTAACTGGCCCAATTGGTTGTGAAATTACTGGGTTAACTTTCTCTGAAGATCAAAAGACGATGTTTGTTGGTGTACAACACCCATCTGGACATTTCCCACAAGGTGGAAACAGTAAGCCTCGATCAACGATTGTGATGATCACCAAAGATAACGGCGGCGTGATCGGCAGTTAG